The Manis javanica isolate MJ-LG chromosome 4, MJ_LKY, whole genome shotgun sequence genome contains a region encoding:
- the LOC108405253 gene encoding nucleoside diphosphate kinase A, which yields MANSERTFIAIKPDGVQRSLVGVIIKRFEQKGFRLVAMKLMHASEDLLKQHYIDLKDRPFFASLVKYMHSGPVVAMVWEGLNVVKTGRVMLGETNPADSKPGTIRGDFCIQVGRNIIHGSDSVESAEKEIGLWFRPEELVDYRSCAQSWIYE from the exons ATGGCCAACAGTGAGCGCACCTTTATTGCCATCAAGCCTGATGGGGTCCAGCGCAGCCTTGTGGGAGTGATCATCAAGCGTTTTGAGCAGAAGGGGTTCCGCCTTGTTGCTATGAAATTGATGCAC GCTTCTGAAGACCTCCTGAAGCAACACTACATTGACCTGAAGGACCGTCCATTCTTTGCCAGCCTGGTGAAATACATGCACTCAGGGCCAGTGGTTGCCAtg GTCTGGGAAGGGCTGAACGTTGTGAAGACAGGCCGAGTGATGCTCGGAGAGACCAATCCTGCAGACTCCAAGCCTGGGACCATCCGTGGGGACTTTTGCATCCAAGTTGGCAG GAACATTATCCATGGCAGTGATTCTGTGGAGAGTGCGGAGAAGGAGATTGGCTTGTGGTTTCGCCCCGAGGAGCTGGTAGATTACAGGAGCTGTGCGCAGAGCTGGATCTATGAGTGA